AAAAGTAGTAGAACTTCATCAATATTAGTAGATAAAAATAAATTTTACCCCTATGAAATACAAACTATTATTTTTCTTTTTTTTACTTTCCTTTCTGTCATGCAAAGAAAACGATATAATAAAAATTTGTATAGATTATAATAAAGAAATTAAGAGCAACGTTTCTGACCAATATGTTTGTTCAGAACACATATTCAGATTAGATAATATTACATTTAAAGGAATTGTCCATAATCATCTACAATTAAAAAAAAGAGATACTAATCGAAACTCAATGATGTATTCCTATGCTAGTGTTGACAGTCTTGTTATAGATAACGGTTCTTATATTAAGGTTGACAATTCTGTTGAAGCGTATGAAGCTCTTTACATATCATCTGAAAATATTGAAAGCTACTCAAATGTAAAAGAAATGTTGGGTTTTCTAAATAAGCAAGATAGTATAGTACTCCAAAGAAAAGACCGTTTATTTTCTACTTCATTTAAAAATAAAAAATATCAGGGTTATGTAAAAGAGTATTTAAAAATTGATTCTTTATTAGGTAAATTTTCGTACACAAATAAAGTTTACCTAGAGTTAGGAAAACAAAGCCTAAAAATCAATCATACAACAACGAATCAACTAGAAAATATCCATTTAATTAATAATAGTAGGCAGTTTGTAAATTCAATTGAGATTTATAATGATTAAATCCATTCTAAAAAATATAGCATTTTATACTGTATCCTTATTTGTGATCTTCAGTTCATGTAACAAAAGAGAGCCAAATATTTACATCTTTGATGATGATTTATTTGATGTTTCCATTGATCTACCATTTAACTGGAAATTAGTTGACGGAGACCATGATGATTTTTGTATTGTAGGTTGGTGTAAAAAAGATTCATCTTCGAATAACTATTTGAATGTCTATTTTGATAAAACAAAAGTAAATAAAGGAGAAAAACCTATTGCTTTTGATTATTTTGTTAGTGACCCATTATTAATCAGAAAAAATGAAAAATTAGTTTCAGCTAAAATTTTAGAGTCCGAAAGAAAGCATTTTTTTATTCAAGCAACCACGCTCAAAAAGAATAATAAACAACACCTTATTATTTTTAGTGAAACTGTTATTTATGACCGTGTTAGTGTTATTGTAAAATATTTTGTTGAGATAAATGAAAACTCAAATATCAATAAACTACTCAAAGAAGTTGAACATTCTATTACATCAGTCAAAGCCGTTAACATTAAATCAAGTAGAGGATTTCTTCATCATTGGTCTTAATTCACCAACAATTGATAAAAACGAACCCAATTGACTAAATAGAAACATTCAATCCATTTCATCATTAAACCATTACAGCATTAATCCAGTCAGTTCGAGTGCCGACAAAGGAGGCGTATCGAGAACTAGACGGCTTGTTGATCTAGAAAATAGAATAGAGAGAAAAGAACAAAGAAATTAGATGATGAGATAATTAGCTAATGAGATGATGGGAAAATTCAATCCATTGCAGCATTAATCCATTACAGCATTAATCCAGTCAGTTCGAGTGCCGACAAAGGAGGTGTATCGAGAACAAGACGGCTTGTTGATCTAGAAAATAGAATAGAGAGAAAAGAATAAAGAAAATTAGATGATGAGAGAATTAGCTAATGAGAGAATGAGATGATGGGAAAATTCAATCCATTATAGCATTTCATCATTAAACCATTACAGCACTAATCCAGTCAGTTCGAGTGCCGACAAAGGAGGTGTATCGAGAACTAGACGGCTTGTTGATCTAGAAAATAGAATAGAGAGAAAAGAATAAAGAAAATTAGATGATGAGAGAATTAGCTAATGAGAGAATGAGATGATGGGAAAATTCAATCCACTTCATCATTATAGCATTGTAGCATTGAAACATTAACTCATTACACCATTTCCCTCTCCATAAGCTATGTTTCCTCAATGTTAATTTTTTAAACTCGAAATAAAACAAAAACTTAACTTACAGCTAAAATCCTTTTAAAACTTGATATAGATATTTGTAGTGTTAGATTAGAAATTTATAAAAAACACAAACAAATGAACAAAACGACAAAAGTGATAGGGTTAGCTGCAATGGCTGCAATGACATTATCGATTACTTCTTGTAAGAAAAAAGGTTGTACGGATACTACAGCTACTAACTACGATGAGAAAGCTAAAAAAGATGATGGAAGCTGCCTTTATCCTTCTGAGGAAACTGGAAACGAAGTTGTACAAGGATCAATTACAAGTAATACGACTTGGACAAGTGATAAAGTTTATGAATTAAAAGGTAGAGTTGTTGTAGACAACAATGCTGTATTAACAATTGAAGCTGGAACGATCATTAAAGGACAAGAAGGAACAGGAACAAATGCTTCTGCTTTAATTATTGCAAGAGGAGCTCAAATTGTTGCTAACGGAACTGCTTCTAGCCCAATTATCTTTACTTCTGTTTTAGACAACATTGAAAAAGGACAAACTTCTGGGACAAACTTAGACGAAACTGACAATGGAAAATGGGGAGGATTAATCATCTTAGGTAAAGCGCCTATCTCTGCTGCTGATGGAGATACAGAAGCTCAAATTGAAGGAATTCCTGCAACAGAAACTTACGGAACTTATGGAGGTAGTGTTGCTGCTGATAACTCAGGATCATTAAGTTATGTTTCTATCCGTCATGGTGGAGCTTTAATTGGAGCAGGTAACGAAATCAATGGTTTAACATTAGGAGGTGTAGGAACTGGAACTACAATCAACAACATCGAGATTGTTGCCAACTTAGATGATGGTATTGAATTCTTTGGAGGAACAGTAAATGTCTCTGATTTAGTTGTTGCTTTCCAAGGTGATGATGGTATCGATATTGATATGAACTACTCTGGAACTGTTAGCAACTTTGCTGTTGTTCATGGTATTAACACCGATGAAGCTTTAGAAATTGATGGACCTGAAGGAATTACACATACTACTGGTACATTTACGTTATCTAATGGGACTGTTAAAACTACAGATGGTCAAGGAACTGGAGCTGATTTAAAATCTAAAGCTCAAGGAGACATTAACAACGTAACATTTGAAGGGTACACTAGTAAAGTAATCAAAGTAAGAGCTTCTTTCTCTGATACTGTTAACTGTACTGATAAATCTGACGCTTATGTATACTTAACGCAAGCTTCACCTATCTTAAATCTAAATAATTCTGAGATCATTTCGTCATCAAACGATATGGCAACAGCTATTGATATTTACACTAAATCTGTAGTTGATGCTGCAAACGACAACTGTACTGGATCATTAGAAAGTACAGCTGAAGCAGCAATTACAAATGCAGGAACAAGTGTTGTTGCTACGGGATCAACTGGAGCGAATTTATCTAACTTCACTTGGACTTGGACTTCACAAAAAGGAAAGTTATAATCGTCAATAAATCATAATTGTGCTGAAATCAGCAGTGTTAGAACGCGTTTCTAATGCTGTTGATTTTGTCATATATACTCATACTAAAATGTCACATAAATTTTTTCTTTCGTTCATTCTATTTATCATGACCTCTTTTTCCTTTGCTCAAAAAGGTATTTTAAGAGGTAAGGTCACCGATACCAATACAGGTGAAGAACTTCCATTTGTTAACGTTTATGTTAAAACAGATGTCACACAAGGAACCTCAACTGATTTTGAAGGTAATTACACTTTAAAATTAGAACCAGGCACTTATGAAATTGTTTATACGTTTGTTTCTTACACTGATAAAGTCATTAATCTAACAATTGAAGCAGGTAAGAATTATACACAGGATATCTCTCTAGCCGAAGCAACAGAGATGATTGGAGAGGTTGAAATCATTGCTGAAAAAAAAGCTTCTAAAACCATGGCTGCTTTTGACCGAGAAAAAATGAAGTCAACCAATATGATTGATGGAACGTCTTCTGAACAAATGAAAAAAACAGGAGATGGTGACGCTGGAGAAGTGATCAAAAGAGTTACAGGTGTTTCTGTTGAAGGTGGAAAACATGTTTATGTAAGAGGTTTAGGTGATCGCTATACTAAAACCATCTTAAACAATATGGAAATTCCAGGACTAGACCCTAATAGGAATACTGTTCAGATGGATATTTTCCCTACTAACTTAATTGATAACATTACAGTATACAAAACTTTTACTCCTGAATTACCTGGTGACTATACAGGAGGATTGGTCAATATCTTAACTAAAGATTTTCCATCTGAAAAAACGTTAAGTTTCTCTGCTGGATTAGGTTATAATACAGTAACCACTTTTAACCCTAACTATATTACTTACCAAACTGGATCTTTAGATTTCTTAGGTTTTGATGATGGTAGTAGAGCATTACCAATTAGTCAAACTAAACCTCTACCCGACCCTACTGAAGGAGATGCTGAATTAACAACTTTAACCAAAGCTTTTAACCCTAATATGGCTGTTGAAACTGGTTTTAGTGCTCCTAACCAAAGTTATTCTTTTGGAATAGGAAATCAATTAAACTCTGACAAAAAGGATATCGATTATGGATATAATTTTTATGTGAGCTATCAAAACAACTACAGGTATTATAATGACGTTCAATATAATGCTTACAGAAAAAATCCTGATCTATCTGACAATAGTTTCTTTATTGATCGATCATCAACTGGACAATTAGGAATACACAATGTGATTTGGTCAGCACTTATAGGTCAGTCGGTAAAAATTAATAAAGTTCATAAGTTGTCATTAAATTTATTCCATACTCAAAATGGAGAGTCTCAAGCGGCATCATTAAGAGAACAAAATTATGAATCTAATCCAGCGATTCTTGTTAAACAAAACTTACAATATACCCAACGTTCTACATCTAATGCCAATTTATCTGGTACCCATTCATTAGCAAAAAATAAATGGCAAATCAAATGGGCTTTATCACCGTCTTTATCGCTTATCAAAGATCCAGACATCAGAAGTACGATCTTAGAGGAAGTTGAAACAGAAACAGGTATAACTTATGGTTTATATAAAAGTGTTGGAGCAGAAATTAGAAGAATCTTTAGAGACCTCAACGAGATCAACTTAAACGGTAAGTTAGACTTTTCTTATGCTTTCGATCTTAAAAACGAATTAGAATCTACTTTAAAATTTGGATTTTCTGAGACCTATAAAGCACGTTCTTTTAAGGTATTTGATTATGTATTTGATGTTGAAAACATTACCGAAGTTCCTAACGATCCTAACTGGTTTTTACAAGAGGAAAATATATGGACTCCTGAAACTGATCAAGGAACTTTTGCTGATGGAGAAAGAGAATTAGCCAATTCATTTGATGCTAACCAATTGGTATTAGGAGCTTATGTTATGAATGAATTACCAATCAATAAAAAATTAAAAGCTGTATATGGGGCAAGAGTTGAAAAAGTAACCAATAAATATACTGGTCAGGACAACAATGCAACCATTGTTTACAACAATGCTACAGTTTTAGATGAAACCAACCTATTACCAGCTGTTAACTTTGTATATGTATTAAAAGACTCTGCTTTTAATACCATGAACTTAAGAACCTCTTATACACAAACCTTAGCAAGACCTTCATTTAAAGAAAAGTCTATTGCACAAATCTATGACCCTATCCAAGGAAGAAGATACAACGGGAATATCGATTTATTACAAACAAATATTCACAATGCTGATTTAAGATGGGAATATTTCTATGGAAGGACAGAAGTTTTATCGGTATCTGGATTCTATAAAAAGTTTATCAACCCTATTGAGATTGTTTCTTTTGACCTTGCTCCTAATGAGGTTAAACCAACCAATACAGGTGAAGCGGATATCTTTGGTCTTGAATTAGAAGCTCGTAAAAGAATTGGATTTGCAGACCAACCAGAAAACAAATTTTATGTAGGAGCTAATTTCTCTTGGATTAAATCTCAAATAGATATGAATAAAGTAGAGATTACTAAGGGAACTACAACACAAACTGAAAAAGAAATCAGAACATTAAATGCAAGAGAAGGTGAAGTTATTGGAGATTACCGACCTATGTCTGGACAATCACCATACTTAATCAATGCTTTTACTTCTTTTAGTGCTGATTCTATCGGTTTTGACATTAACTTAAGTTACAACATTCAAGGGAAAAGATTAGCTGTAATTGGTATTGGGGCCTTACCTGATGTCTATGAGAATCCTTTCCATAGCTTAAACTTAAAAGCGAGTAAAAAGTTTGGTAAAACCAACCAATGGAAAGCTAGCTTTACTGCTCAAAACCTACTTAATAACAAAAGAATTAGATATTATGAAGCTTATAAAGCAATTCCACAAATCTATGATTACTTTAGAGATGGAAGAACATTTGCCGCTTCAATAAGCTATACGCTATAATCCCTATTGGTATACGATAAAAAAGGAGCGAATCTATTCGCTCCTTTTTGTTTATAGAAAACTACTAAAAAATATAACTGATCTCCTTAAACTGAAACGTTAAGACCTCTCCTTTTGAAGCAAGCACCAACGTTCCATTATTTTCTACCTTTTGAATGACTCCCTTAATTCTTTGATCCCCGACTTTATAAGACTTTTCAACCTTATAATTCATTAGCCCCTCTAGGTAGCCTTCTTCTACGACAGTATTGTTTCCCCACTTTAATTCAAAATAATATTTTTCAAAAGCCTGTAACAGCTCTTTTAATATTGTTTTGACACTATAGTCCTTATGGGTTAATAGTTTTAAACTTGTCGCTCGATCGTTTTCAAAAAATACTTGATTAATATTCAATCCTACTCCTATAACTGCCTGTTTAATTTGATTCCCTTTGTACTGATTTTCAATTAATATTCCCCCTATCTTTTTTTGGTTAACATAAATATCATTGGGCCACTTTACTTCTACGAGGTCGTTAGGACATTTCGATGAAACAACAGCTTTTACAGCCAAAGCAATTGCCTTACTGATTAAGAAAAAATTATCTCCATTTAAAAAAGTCGGCAAAGCAAAAATAGAACACATTAAGTTCTCTCCAGGCAACGATTCCCAAACCGAAGCACGTTGTCCTCTTCCTTGGGTTTGATAATGAGCTAAAACAACCTCCCCTTCGTATACACGCTGTTCTTTTGATTTCTGAATCAAGTAGCTATTGGTTGAATCAATAACTTCTAACTCTTCTATTGTGTGTCCAAAAACTAACATTAAAAATTAAATATAATCTGGGCAAATACGATGTTGAACGCGTTTAAAAGGAGTATTATTGATAATATAGATAACAGCTAACTCCAACCCTCCTCTCCTACGGCTGGCAGGAACTAATGAAGAAGTATTGATATCATAACTAAGACCTACTTTCCAATTATCATAATCCATTCCAGCAGTCAAAAAACCTGCATCTTTATTACGATAAAACATTCCTAACCAAACAGTCCGGTATAACCCAATAAAATCTGTTAGAATATATTTAGCTGATCCTCCAAAATTAAACTCAGCATATTTTCCCTGTCGCATCCATAATAGACTTGGAAGAACATTTATTTTTTCGCTAACTCTCCATTCTGCATTGGCATGAATCAATAGTCTCCGATCTAATTTAACCGTTGCTTCATTATAAAAACTTTGATTGGGTTTAGTAATATTAAATAAGGCAATTCCTCCTCCTATTTTTTTTCTTTTATCAATTTCATTAAAATAGGCTATTCCCGTATTTAAATTCAAATAGTTCTTACTACTTCTCGCAAAATTTTCCTGAGTTGGTAAATTCGGATCATAAGCATAGCCGTCATACTGAACATCAAAATACAAAGGATCATACGAGATATTTTTATTGGTAAGTCCCGTTTGTAACCCAAATGATAAATTCTGTGTTGAATCTTCACTAACAGGCATTAAATAACTCCCTGAAACATTGGCTTGAAATGTTTTAAAACGAGAATCACCTGCCTGATCCTGGTTAATTTGAATTCCTCCAGCATAATTTTCTTGTGGTAAGAAATTTCTTGCATCTGCTCCAAAGCTAAACGTATTATAAGGAACGGTTACCGAAGACCATTGTGTTCTATAATTACCAACAAACCGATAATCACCGATAAACTGACCAGTTTGCGCAGGGTTTAAGTTAATTGGAGATAAATCATATTGAGAAAAATGAATATCTTGTGCATGACTAAAATGACTAACCAATACAGTTAGACTACAAAGTAGATATTGAATATTTTTTCTCATTTATTAGAGTAAATTTAAACTAATTTATGGAATTTAATACAGTTCAGCATCTTTAAGGTTGAACTTTCATACCTATACAGTGTATAAAAAGCTAAAAATACTACATTATGAATATTAATATAGGCACGCCATGCAGTGAGAATTGGAAGACGATGCTTCCCAATACAACTGGTAAACATTGTGAAAAATGCAATAAATCGGTCATTGATCTTCGGCATAAATCCACTTCTGAAATTCGAGAACTAGTTCATCAACATCAACGTTCAAGCATGTGTGTACGTGCTTATTCATTTCAATTAGATGATTATCAATATGTACAGCCTCTCAAACGTTTAGCTTTTGCTTTACTTATTGTTTTTGGAAGTACTTTGTTTAGTCTATCTGCAAAAGCTCAAAAGGCTACGCAAAAAATGAAAGAAACTTATCTTACCAACAAGCAACAAGCTTCGGAGTCAAAACTTAAGGGTATCGTCTCTGATGAAACGGGAGAGCCTCTCCCCTTTGCTAATGTTATCTTAATTCATAACGATACTATCATTAAAGGAACAACGACCGACTTTGATGGAAAATATCATTTCGATTTAGACGAAAGTTATTACAATAAAAAATATACTATTCGCGTCTCTTACATTGGTTATGCACACCTAGAATTAAAAGATCTTATCCTCAAAAAAGGTGTGATGATTCAAGACTTCACCCTAAACAATTACCAAGAGTTAATGGGAGATATTATGATTATTCCTCATGATCCTCCCTTAATCAATAAAGATCCTGCTTCACTCAATAAAACCACTTTTAAAAGACAAGAAATTCAACGTTCTGCTAGTGGAAGACCATAAAAAAAAGCTACTCAAAAATTGAGTAGCTTTTTTTATTTAATAGGTTATCTTAATCTTTCTTCTTCTTAGCATCTCTCATTGGATTTGAACCACCTCCGTGTGTTCTCCAATAGGGCTTTTTATGCTGTTCAAATCTAGTTGGTATTAATTTTCTTGGATAGTTATTATTATAAACTTCAGTATCAGCAGTTTCTAAATATGGGTCTAAACTAACTGAAACTACGCTCTTTTCAAAGAAGAAAACCTTAGTAACGTTATTGTTATCTTTTCTCCATATTTCAGCTGGTAAACGCTGTAGTTCTTTGGTTCCATCTTCAAAAGTAAACTCAATAATAATTGGCATCACTAACCCTCCTACATTTGAAAAGTCAACTTGATAGAAGTTAATATCTTTCTCAATGATTTCCTTTTTAGCTTTAGACTGATGTCTTAAATAATGCTGATAGTTTTCCTCTTGTTCAGGAGTCACTTCAAAAGGATTGTATGTCGTATAAAAATCCTCTAACCCTTTATCGTTTTCTAATGCCGTTTGTTCGATATCTTTTTTATTCCTTTGGTTAGAGATATCCGCTTCTTCTATACGTTTAGCTTCTTCTTCTTTTATTTTATTCTCAACTGTTGGGTTTTTCGTATTCAATTTCATCCATTGTACGTTATCAATAGAAATATCTACGTGATCTGTAGTGTAAAACCAACCTCTCCAAAACCAGTCTAAATCAACAGCACTCGCATCTTCCATAGTTCTAAAGAAGTCTGCTGGTGTTGGATGTTTCATCATCCATCTGTTCGCATAAGTTTTAAAAGCATGGTCGAATAATTCTCTCCCCATTACAGTCTCTCTTAAAATATTTAACGCTGCTGCTGGTTTTCCATAAGCGTTATTTCCAAATTGTAATAACGACTCACTGTTTGTCATAATTGGAGTAATATTGCTGACGTCACCTTTCATATAATCTACAATTTTATATGCAGGCCCTCTACTACTTGGATAATTTCTATCCCACTCTTGCTCTGCTAAATATTGTAAGAAAGTATTTAATCCCTCATCCATCCAAGTCCATTGTCTTTCATCAGAATTGACAATCATTGGGAAGTAATTGTGTCCTACTTCGTGAATTATAACCCCAATCATTCCATTTTTAGCACGCTCAGAATAGGTTCCATCAGGACTTGGTCTACCACCATTAAAACAAATCATAGGATATTCCATTCCTATCCATTTGGTATGTACTGATATAGCAACTGGATATGGATAATCGAAAGTATGTGAACTGTAACTTCTTAAGGTATGAGCAACCACTTTAGTACTGTACTGTTCCCATAGTGGATTCCCTTCTTTAGGATAAAAAGACATAGCTAATACATCTTTAGACTCTTGTTTTACTAGCATAGCATCCCAAATAAACTTTCTAGATGAAGCCCATCCAAAATCTCTTACATTTTTAGCCTTAAACTGCCAAGTCTTAGTGGCTGTAGCTTTGCTTTTTTCTGCCTTTTCAGCTTCTTCTTGTG
The genomic region above belongs to Flavobacteriales bacterium and contains:
- a CDS encoding biotin--[acetyl-CoA-carboxylase] ligase translates to MLVFGHTIEELEVIDSTNSYLIQKSKEQRVYEGEVVLAHYQTQGRGQRASVWESLPGENLMCSIFALPTFLNGDNFFLISKAIALAVKAVVSSKCPNDLVEVKWPNDIYVNQKKIGGILIENQYKGNQIKQAVIGVGLNINQVFFENDRATSLKLLTHKDYSVKTILKELLQAFEKYYFELKWGNNTVVEEGYLEGLMNYKVEKSYKVGDQRIKGVIQKVENNGTLVLASKGEVLTFQFKEISYIF
- a CDS encoding carboxypeptidase-like regulatory domain-containing protein translates to MNINIGTPCSENWKTMLPNTTGKHCEKCNKSVIDLRHKSTSEIRELVHQHQRSSMCVRAYSFQLDDYQYVQPLKRLAFALLIVFGSTLFSLSAKAQKATQKMKETYLTNKQQASESKLKGIVSDETGEPLPFANVILIHNDTIIKGTTTDFDGKYHFDLDESYYNKKYTIRVSYIGYAHLELKDLILKKGVMIQDFTLNNYQELMGDIMIIPHDPPLINKDPASLNKTTFKRQEIQRSASGRP
- a CDS encoding M1 family metallopeptidase; its protein translation is MINRGIKITALLAVIGIGNYAVAQGSTNQNKFRQLKQELATPNVYRTASGAPGHEYYQNRADYVMSVELDDTKQHIKGTEKVTYHNASPDDLTYLWLQLDQNMRHPESDTYKAETNDINSINFKRMKHDFEGGFNIEYIKSNNKALDYTINKTMLRIDLETPLKAGASISFDIKWNFNINDRMAVGGRSGYEYFKDEDNYIYTIAQFYPRMCVYNDVEGWQNKQFLGGGEFTLPFGDYDVKITLPADHVVAATGELQNANEVLTSEQKNRLAKAKKEEKEPVFIVTQEEAEKAEKSKATATKTWQFKAKNVRDFGWASSRKFIWDAMLVKQESKDVLAMSFYPKEGNPLWEQYSTKVVAHTLRSYSSHTFDYPYPVAISVHTKWIGMEYPMICFNGGRPSPDGTYSERAKNGMIGVIIHEVGHNYFPMIVNSDERQWTWMDEGLNTFLQYLAEQEWDRNYPSSRGPAYKIVDYMKGDVSNITPIMTNSESLLQFGNNAYGKPAAALNILRETVMGRELFDHAFKTYANRWMMKHPTPADFFRTMEDASAVDLDWFWRGWFYTTDHVDISIDNVQWMKLNTKNPTVENKIKEEEAKRIEEADISNQRNKKDIEQTALENDKGLEDFYTTYNPFEVTPEQEENYQHYLRHQSKAKKEIIEKDINFYQVDFSNVGGLVMPIIIEFTFEDGTKELQRLPAEIWRKDNNNVTKVFFFEKSVVSVSLDPYLETADTEVYNNNYPRKLIPTRFEQHKKPYWRTHGGGSNPMRDAKKKKD
- a CDS encoding TonB-dependent receptor, with translation MLKSAVLERVSNAVDFVIYTHTKMSHKFFLSFILFIMTSFSFAQKGILRGKVTDTNTGEELPFVNVYVKTDVTQGTSTDFEGNYTLKLEPGTYEIVYTFVSYTDKVINLTIEAGKNYTQDISLAEATEMIGEVEIIAEKKASKTMAAFDREKMKSTNMIDGTSSEQMKKTGDGDAGEVIKRVTGVSVEGGKHVYVRGLGDRYTKTILNNMEIPGLDPNRNTVQMDIFPTNLIDNITVYKTFTPELPGDYTGGLVNILTKDFPSEKTLSFSAGLGYNTVTTFNPNYITYQTGSLDFLGFDDGSRALPISQTKPLPDPTEGDAELTTLTKAFNPNMAVETGFSAPNQSYSFGIGNQLNSDKKDIDYGYNFYVSYQNNYRYYNDVQYNAYRKNPDLSDNSFFIDRSSTGQLGIHNVIWSALIGQSVKINKVHKLSLNLFHTQNGESQAASLREQNYESNPAILVKQNLQYTQRSTSNANLSGTHSLAKNKWQIKWALSPSLSLIKDPDIRSTILEEVETETGITYGLYKSVGAEIRRIFRDLNEINLNGKLDFSYAFDLKNELESTLKFGFSETYKARSFKVFDYVFDVENITEVPNDPNWFLQEENIWTPETDQGTFADGERELANSFDANQLVLGAYVMNELPINKKLKAVYGARVEKVTNKYTGQDNNATIVYNNATVLDETNLLPAVNFVYVLKDSAFNTMNLRTSYTQTLARPSFKEKSIAQIYDPIQGRRYNGNIDLLQTNIHNADLRWEYFYGRTEVLSVSGFYKKFINPIEIVSFDLAPNEVKPTNTGEADIFGLELEARKRIGFADQPENKFYVGANFSWIKSQIDMNKVEITKGTTTQTEKEIRTLNAREGEVIGDYRPMSGQSPYLINAFTSFSADSIGFDINLSYNIQGKRLAVIGIGALPDVYENPFHSLNLKASKKFGKTNQWKASFTAQNLLNNKRIRYYEAYKAIPQIYDYFRDGRTFAASISYTL
- a CDS encoding PorP/SprF family type IX secretion system membrane protein, with protein sequence MRKNIQYLLCSLTVLVSHFSHAQDIHFSQYDLSPINLNPAQTGQFIGDYRFVGNYRTQWSSVTVPYNTFSFGADARNFLPQENYAGGIQINQDQAGDSRFKTFQANVSGSYLMPVSEDSTQNLSFGLQTGLTNKNISYDPLYFDVQYDGYAYDPNLPTQENFARSSKNYLNLNTGIAYFNEIDKRKKIGGGIALFNITKPNQSFYNEATVKLDRRLLIHANAEWRVSEKINVLPSLLWMRQGKYAEFNFGGSAKYILTDFIGLYRTVWLGMFYRNKDAGFLTAGMDYDNWKVGLSYDINTSSLVPASRRRGGLELAVIYIINNTPFKRVQHRICPDYI